CAGGACATGCAGGTGTCCCAAAAGAAACGCAAGGGGCTCATACTCCACCTGCGGGAACACCAGATGCAACATCAAGCATTTTTTAACCAAATGGGGTTCTGCCGAGAACAAGGAGGGGGCTCAGGGTGGTTTTTCGTGGAGCAATACAGACAAATGATTTTTGGCCAGCTCATGGCCGGCAAGGTAGTGCATGATGACAATGAATCTTCAGCCTGCAAACAGGCTTGACTGTCAAAATCTTCAGGACTTCAGGGATTGTCCCGCCATAAATGCCTGTTCAGGCATGGTGCACGATTTTGCCGAGTCCCTTGGGCTGGCTCTGGATGCCCGGGATGAAAATACCCATGACCATTCCAGACAGGTGGCCGAAACGGCCCTACTGCTGGTCAAGGGGCTGGGATTGGACAGATCCAGGGCCGAACTCATCCATGTTGCCGGTCATTTGCATGATATTGGTAAGATGGGATTGCCCGACAGTATTTTGAAAAAGCAAGGGGCCCTCAACGATGAAGAGTGGCGAATCATGAAGACCCATCCGGTCATTGGGGCCCGAATCGTTGCCCCCATTAAGGTATTCCAGGGAAAAAACAGCATTCAGGCCATCATCCTTCACCATCACGAACGGTACGACGGCAAGGGCTATCCCTGTGGCATCCGTGGGGACAAGGTTCCCCTGGGTGCCCGGGTTATTGCCGTGGCCGAGGCACTGTCTGCCATGATCCAGAATCGTCCGTATCGTCAGGGCATGACTTTTGAGGATGCCGCTATAGAAATTTTTAATAATACGGGAAAGCAGCTCTGCCCCATTGTAGTCAATGCCTTTGCCAGAAATATGGAGAAAATACATGATTATTATGCGCCTAAAAATATGACTTGAGATGTATTTATTCCATAAGATGGCTTATTTTATCTATCTGTAATAATGGTATTTTGTAAATGCAAATAATAGGAAGATATATTAAGGAGTGTATCCGAAAAACAGTATTCTATTTTTGTCGGATGCATCATTTATAGATAATGTTACTATCACGTTGATAGTGCTGCCTTACAGGTTACGATATAAGGCGAAACAAGTGAAGGCACGACCAAAATCATATGATACGATATTGGTCGTGCCTTTTTGGTTGCAATATTTTGGATTCTTTAAATAATGTATTTCGAGGCATTGTTGTTCAAAAATTTCAACAAACCATAATTAGCAAAAGGAGAGAAAATCCAATGAAAAAAATGCATGATGTTCGTATGTGTGATGATGTGCGGAATAGTATGCCTGGCACTTGCTTTCGCCGGATGGGTGGATACCAATGACCTGATGCAGGAGATTCAGGCCATCAAGAACCGG
The Desulfoplanes formicivorans DNA segment above includes these coding regions:
- a CDS encoding HD-GYP domain-containing protein, with product MMTMNLQPANRLDCQNLQDFRDCPAINACSGMVHDFAESLGLALDARDENTHDHSRQVAETALLLVKGLGLDRSRAELIHVAGHLHDIGKMGLPDSILKKQGALNDEEWRIMKTHPVIGARIVAPIKVFQGKNSIQAIILHHHERYDGKGYPCGIRGDKVPLGARVIAVAEALSAMIQNRPYRQGMTFEDAAIEIFNNTGKQLCPIVVNAFARNMEKIHDYYAPKNMT